A genomic region of Platichthys flesus chromosome 4, fPlaFle2.1, whole genome shotgun sequence contains the following coding sequences:
- the si:ch211-11n16.2 gene encoding zinc finger FYVE domain-containing protein 1 codes for MSEAPMMDMESLCIGPEKPGERPESGGAGSFLLVDDQENLQVRDESEFLERLGCGDVAGVKVLSIFGNTGDGKSHTLNHILFGGNSVFYTSKSPSSCTVGVWAAYDPTLSLVALDTEGLLGAAANQNQRMRLLLKVLAVSDIVVYRTRAERLHNDMFHFLSSASGAYLKHFTPELRALSSRCGLDVPLSSLGPAVIIFQETTHTQLLGHDSKVAGHGDTLLKKRFHDLTLGTQAFSSVQYVGTQTITPPTNYNTLLEAVTQQVKNTHTRSPRQPGIVFHALEALSDRFCGELSDDKMTMHSFFPDEYFTCSAVCLSCNVRCKNGMNHLRDRVPHMADGLCQYAHQFNNKVLICKRCYEGGREVIVMPKTSASTDNQWFGLAKYAWSGFVLECASCGVIYRSRQYWMGNQDPESGVVRSEVKHVWEGSDTFMTNHQNAAQRVMDGMNYMIQSVSEYSTGPTKAVTAWLTDQVAPPYWRPNTDITACHGCQKVFEEPERKHHCRSCGEGFCHPCSSHRMPVPERGWGNGPVRVCKACHRQGGPADTVNTQVSKVEPRGLIARRVTEVAQSTLDMVTTAVDYPLCFMKDVARPDYWIPDQDITQCHQCSRSFTPIMSKHHCRACGQGVCGPCSTHTRAVPSRGWDHPVRVCDSCHTRADTL; via the exons ATGTCCGAGGCCCCGATGATGGACATGGAGAGCCTGTGTATCGGCCCGGAGAAGCCGGGGGAGCGTCCAGAGTCAGGCGGGGCCGGGAGCTTCCTGCTAGTGGACGACCAAGAAAACCTGCAG gTCCGAGATGAGTCAGAATTTTTGGAAAGACTTGGGTGTGGGGATGTTGCTGGCGTCAAGGTCCTCTCCATTTTTGGCAACACCGGCGACGGCAAGTCCCATACCCTCAACCATATTCTGTTCGGTGGAAACAGTGTGTTTTACACCTCAAAGTCCCCCAGCTCCTGTACGGTGGGCGTGTGGGCCGCCTATGACCCCACCCTCAGCCTGGTCGCCCTGGACACTGAAGGCCTGTTAGGCGCTGCGGCCAACCAGAACCAGAGGATGAGGCTGCTCCTGAAG GTACTGGCAGTGTCTGATATTGTAGTCTATCGCACACGAGCTGAACGCCTCCACAACGACATGTTCCATTTCCTGAGCAGCGCCTCTGGAGCCTACCTGAAGCATTTCACCCCAGAGCTCAGGGCCCTGTCCAGCCGCTGTGGTCTGGATGTACCCCTCTCTTCCCTTGGACCTGCTGTCATTATTTTCCAAGAGACAACGCACACTCAGCTGCTGGGTCATG ACTCTAAGGTGGCAGGCCACGGCGACACGCTGCTCAAGAAGCGTTTTCATGACCTGACCTTGGGGACACAAGCCTTCAGCTCGGTGCAGTATGTAGGCACCCAGACCATCACGCCTCCCACGAACTACAACACTCTGCTGGAGGCCGTCACTCAGCAAGTGAAGAACACTCACACCCGCTCCCCCCGCCAGCCGGGGATAGTGTTTCACGCGCTGGAA GCCCTGAGTGATCGTTTCTGTGGGGAACTATCTGATGACAAGATGACCATGCACTCATTCTTCCCAGATGAGTACTTCACctgctctgctgtttgtctCAGCTGCAA CGTTCGCTGTAAAAATGGAATGAACCATCTGAGAGACAGGGTCCCTCACATGGCAGATGGGCTCTGCCAGTATGCACACCAGTTCAACAACAAGGTCCTCATCTGTAAA CGGTGCTatgaaggaggcagagaggtgATTGTTATGCCCAAAACATCAGCTTCCACTGACAACCAATGGTTTGGACTGGCGAAGTATGCCTGGTCAGG TTTTGTGTTGGAGTGTGCTAGCTGTGGTGTCATCTACCGCAGCAGACAGTACTGGATGGGAAACCAGGACCCTGAGAGCGGTGTGGTGCGGTCTGAGGTCAAGCACGTCTGGGAGGGG tcGGACACATTCATGACCAACCACCAGAACGCTGCTCAGAGGGTCATGGACGGGATGAACTACATGATTCAGTCGGTGTCCGAGTACAGCACTGGCCCCACCAAAGCTGTCACTGCCTGGCTCACTGACCAGGTTGCTCCTCCCTACTGGAGACCCAACACAGACATAACA GCCTGTCATGGCTGTCAGAAGGTGTTTGAGGAGCCAGAGAGGAAGCACCACTGTCGATCCTGTGGAGAGGGCTTCTGCCACCCCTGCTCCAGCCATAGGATGCCTGTGCCGGAGAGGGGTTGGGGTAATGGCCCTGTCAGGGTCTGCAAGGCCTGCCATCGCCAGGGAGGGCCGGCTGACACAGTCAACACTCAGG TGTCCAAGGTGGAGCCTCGAGGTCTGATCGCTCGCAGGGTGACAGAAGTGGCTCAGTCCACACTGGACATGGTCACCACGGCAGTCGACTACCCTCTTT GTTTTATGAAAGACGTGGCCCGACCAGACTACTGGATTCCTGACCAGGACATCACCCAGTGTCACCAGTGCTCTAGAAGCTTCACTCCGATCATGTCCAAGCACCACTGCAGGGCATGCGGACAAGGCGTGTGCGGACCTTGCTCCACGCACACCAGGGCTGTGCCTTCCAGAGGCTGGGACCACCCAGTCAGAGTGTGTGACAGCTGCCACACACGCGCAGACACTCTGTAA